The proteins below are encoded in one region of Bosea sp. BIWAKO-01:
- a CDS encoding GntR family transcriptional regulator has protein sequence MPAKAEAGQDAKLSLAERVYQELRAAIIVGEIAQGAVFNESDLVARFKVSTSPLREALSRLRQDGLVRVIPRRGYSVTELSLRDFHELIQMRLILECAAAELAAPRITDSHVEMMRRLSSVELRIGDQASYRAFMRANQDFHEAIATIADNARLLRGIAQTMDEMQRLLFADLGAAEDGEEVRHDHDEIIEALARRDASAAREAVARHIRTSRDRVVGRMMRRHTGFAERSVFAG, from the coding sequence ATGCCGGCCAAGGCCGAAGCAGGACAGGATGCCAAGCTCTCGCTGGCCGAGCGCGTCTATCAGGAGCTCCGCGCCGCGATCATCGTTGGCGAGATCGCGCAAGGGGCGGTCTTCAACGAATCGGATCTCGTCGCACGCTTCAAGGTCAGCACTTCGCCCTTGCGCGAGGCCTTGTCACGGCTGCGGCAGGACGGGCTGGTCCGCGTCATTCCGCGCCGCGGCTACAGCGTCACCGAGCTGTCGCTCCGCGATTTCCACGAGCTGATCCAGATGCGGCTGATCCTCGAATGCGCCGCAGCCGAACTCGCCGCCCCGCGCATCACCGACAGCCATGTCGAAATGATGCGCCGGCTATCCTCCGTCGAGCTGCGCATCGGCGACCAGGCGAGCTACCGCGCCTTCATGCGCGCCAACCAGGATTTTCACGAGGCGATCGCGACCATTGCCGACAACGCCCGGCTATTGCGCGGCATCGCCCAGACCATGGACGAGATGCAGCGCCTACTCTTCGCCGATCTCGGCGCGGCCGAGGATGGCGAGGAGGTCCGCCACGACCATGACGAGATCATCGAGGCGCTGGCGCGCAGGGATGCGTCAGCCGCCCGCGAAGCGGTGGCGCGCCACATCCGCACCTCGCGCGACCGGGTCGTGGGCCGGATGATGCGGCGGCATACGGGGTTTGCGGAGCGGTCGGTGTTTGCGGGGTAA
- a CDS encoding HlyD family secretion protein, whose amino-acid sequence MAVTGSLRSERVDAAEAPPPAPEPPGPSRGAAAVVAVSVAAIVGLSLWYLAQPQPLLIQGEADATRIDVAARVDGRVGKRPLARGDNVAAGQLLVEIDNPQLLTKLRETEAAKQVALADLARIEVGTRSEVVAQRKAAVASSEANLTLAQQNYDRTKRLSERDFASVQRLDEATATLDVAKRSAQQAKLAYDEAVAGYTPEERAVAKAAVVKAEAAIETLRAQVAELAVKAPVAAQVYQLGIELGEYVSPGVALLSLVDLSDVWLRFDMREDLVKGLKVADRFAVKIPALGDKPVMVEVRTIATRGEYAGWRATRATGDFDLRTFEVRAYPVEKVPLLRPGMSAYADWTRVR is encoded by the coding sequence ATGGCTGTGACGGGGTCGCTTCGATCTGAACGGGTCGACGCCGCGGAGGCGCCGCCTCCCGCTCCCGAGCCGCCCGGGCCGTCGCGCGGCGCGGCAGCGGTGGTTGCGGTGTCGGTGGCGGCGATCGTCGGCCTCTCGCTCTGGTATCTCGCCCAGCCTCAGCCGCTTCTGATCCAGGGCGAGGCGGACGCCACGCGGATCGACGTCGCAGCGCGGGTGGATGGCCGCGTCGGCAAGCGTCCGCTCGCGCGTGGGGATAATGTTGCGGCCGGCCAGCTTCTGGTCGAGATCGACAACCCGCAACTGCTGACCAAGCTACGCGAGACCGAGGCGGCAAAGCAGGTCGCGCTGGCCGATCTGGCGCGCATCGAAGTCGGCACGCGCTCCGAGGTGGTGGCGCAACGCAAGGCAGCCGTCGCCTCGAGCGAGGCCAATCTGACGCTGGCGCAGCAGAATTACGACCGCACTAAGCGCCTGTCGGAGCGCGACTTCGCCTCGGTCCAGAGGCTCGACGAGGCGACGGCCACCCTCGATGTCGCCAAGCGCAGCGCCCAGCAGGCGAAGCTTGCCTATGACGAAGCCGTCGCCGGCTATACGCCGGAGGAGCGCGCCGTCGCCAAGGCGGCCGTCGTCAAGGCCGAGGCGGCGATCGAGACCCTGCGCGCGCAGGTGGCGGAACTTGCGGTCAAGGCGCCGGTCGCGGCGCAGGTCTATCAGCTCGGCATCGAGCTCGGGGAATATGTCTCGCCAGGCGTGGCGCTGCTCTCCCTCGTCGATCTGAGCGATGTCTGGCTGCGCTTCGACATGCGCGAGGATCTGGTGAAGGGCCTGAAGGTCGCAGACCGTTTCGCCGTGAAGATCCCGGCGCTCGGCGACAAGCCCGTGATGGTCGAGGTGCGCACCATCGCCACGCGCGGGGAATATGCCGGCTGGCGGGCGACGCGGGCGACAGGGGATTTCGATCTCAGGACCTTCGAGGTCCGGGCCTATCCGGTCGAAAAGGTGCCGCTGCTTCGCCCCGGCATGAGCGCCTATGCCGACTGGACCAGGGTGCGCTGA
- a CDS encoding extracellular solute-binding protein, translated as MSRRTWIGHLMLTAGLLGVAGGASAADNKVVLYTAHKSSIVQKMIPLFEAETGIKAEVVQLGSGDVFRRARAEAGAPKADVIWSVTGSLLTENADLLAPYTPKDQAAIDPRFIASPAWTPYTTVIYVLMVNSKMVKDAEIPKTWAELSDPKWKGKVASARADNSGSAFQQMTTVLTAGGDKGWEVYGKLAKNFIFSDSSGAVPRYVADGEAPLGLTLEDNALEYVAGGAPVKIAYVADGTTTSPDGVAMVKGAPNPEPAKRFIDWALSKKTQEALVKEAGRRSVRGDVAAPGDVKPLADLTLVKLKSVDELGGTKAMLEKWRQATGQ; from the coding sequence ATGTCGCGCAGGACCTGGATCGGGCATCTCATGCTGACGGCCGGACTGCTTGGCGTGGCCGGCGGGGCCTCTGCGGCCGACAACAAGGTCGTGCTCTACACCGCGCATAAATCCTCGATCGTGCAGAAGATGATCCCGCTCTTCGAGGCCGAGACCGGAATCAAGGCCGAGGTCGTGCAGCTCGGCTCCGGCGATGTCTTCCGCCGCGCTCGTGCCGAGGCGGGTGCGCCCAAGGCCGATGTGATCTGGAGCGTCACCGGCTCGCTCCTGACCGAAAATGCCGACCTGCTGGCGCCCTATACGCCCAAGGACCAGGCGGCGATCGACCCGCGCTTCATCGCGAGCCCGGCCTGGACGCCCTATACGACCGTGATCTACGTGCTGATGGTCAACAGCAAGATGGTCAAGGACGCCGAGATCCCCAAAACCTGGGCCGAGCTCTCCGACCCGAAATGGAAGGGCAAGGTCGCCTCGGCCCGTGCCGACAATTCCGGCTCGGCCTTCCAGCAGATGACGACGGTGCTGACCGCCGGCGGCGACAAGGGCTGGGAGGTCTATGGCAAGCTCGCCAAGAACTTCATCTTCTCCGACAGCTCGGGCGCCGTGCCGCGCTATGTCGCCGATGGCGAGGCGCCGCTCGGCCTGACGCTCGAGGACAACGCGCTCGAATATGTCGCCGGCGGCGCGCCGGTGAAGATCGCCTATGTCGCGGACGGCACGACGACCTCCCCTGACGGCGTGGCGATGGTGAAGGGTGCGCCCAATCCCGAACCGGCGAAGCGCTTCATCGACTGGGCCTTGTCGAAGAAGACGCAGGAAGCGCTGGTGAAGGAAGCCGGCCGCCGTTCGGTCCGCGGGGATGTCGCGGCGCCGGGCGATGTGAAGCCGCTCGCCGATCTGACCCTGGTCAAGCTCAAATCCGTCGACGAACTCGGCGGAACCAAGGCGATGCTCGAGAAGTGGAGGCAGGCGACCGGCCAGTAA
- a CDS encoding ABC transporter ATP-binding protein: MAYLTVDGAIKRYGATTALKGVSFSVAKGEFFTLLGPSGCGKTTLLRSIAGFSQLTEGRVDLAGQDLLAVPPHKRDIGMVFQDYAIFPHLTVAENVAFGLKARKVATSEIRGRVAEALATVRLAALADRLPAALSGGQQQRIGIARAMVVKPRLLLMDEPLSNLDAKLRVDLRDEIRAIQRTIGIAAIYVTHDQEEALAISDRICVMDHGCVEQIGTPQQIYGKPATRFVASFVGTMNLLAPSAFGLPDVPGVAQWALRPERLRLAEAGASEGGSENGAASIAGTVEHFSYLGREAHLTVQAQGHRLVAQIGSPPPDLAIEAGRQIRLSFDRADLHPFDAQGRRVGAERAA, translated from the coding sequence ATGGCGTATCTGACTGTCGATGGCGCGATCAAGCGCTACGGAGCGACGACGGCCCTGAAGGGCGTCTCCTTCTCGGTCGCGAAGGGCGAGTTCTTCACGCTGCTCGGCCCCTCCGGCTGCGGCAAGACGACCTTGCTGCGCTCGATCGCGGGTTTTTCGCAGCTCACCGAGGGCAGGGTCGATCTCGCCGGCCAGGACCTGCTGGCGGTGCCGCCGCACAAGCGCGATATCGGCATGGTCTTCCAGGATTATGCGATCTTCCCGCATCTGACGGTGGCCGAGAACGTCGCCTTCGGGCTGAAAGCCCGCAAGGTCGCGACCTCCGAAATCCGCGGGCGGGTCGCGGAGGCGCTGGCGACGGTCCGGCTGGCGGCGCTGGCCGACCGGCTGCCCGCCGCGCTGTCGGGCGGTCAGCAGCAACGCATCGGCATTGCCCGGGCGATGGTGGTGAAGCCGCGGCTGTTGCTGATGGACGAGCCGCTCTCCAATCTCGACGCCAAGCTCAGGGTCGACCTGCGCGACGAGATCCGCGCCATCCAGCGCACCATCGGCATTGCTGCGATCTATGTGACGCATGACCAGGAGGAGGCGCTCGCAATCTCCGACCGGATCTGCGTGATGGACCATGGCTGCGTCGAGCAGATCGGCACGCCGCAGCAGATCTACGGGAAACCGGCGACGCGCTTCGTCGCTTCCTTCGTCGGGACGATGAACCTGCTCGCGCCCTCGGCCTTCGGCCTGCCTGACGTGCCGGGCGTCGCGCAATGGGCGCTGCGGCCCGAGCGTCTGCGCCTCGCCGAGGCGGGGGCTAGCGAAGGGGGAAGCGAGAACGGCGCCGCGAGCATTGCCGGAACGGTCGAGCATTTCAGCTATCTCGGCCGCGAGGCGCATCTCACCGTCCAGGCGCAAGGGCACCGGCTCGTCGCGCAGATCGGCTCGCCGCCGCCCGATCTCGCGATCGAGGCCGGCCGGCAGATCCGCCTGAGCTTCGACAGGGCCGATCTCCATCCCTTCGATGCGCAGGGGCGGCGCGTCGGCGCGGAGCGTGCGGCATGA
- a CDS encoding iron ABC transporter permease, with product MSTVAVPATRRSWRPDFWTLVAVGAWAILIVLLLIPLGLVLVSSFRDESGQLTIANWQRLFGSTRYFNAFINTLIVGFGGLAGALLLGSIMAFCTARIHIAGGRFVSMLAILALVSPPFIGAYSWIVLFGSGGLVRQTLMSWGIFMPPIYGVWGILIVFAFKFYPYVYLLTSGALANVNRSLEEAAENLGLTPFQRVLQISFPLVLPALSAGGLLALIHAIADFGTPRLLGRGFNVLATEAYTAYSAEIGSNLGMATTLSLALILMSMVFVFIQRFMSRKNVYHSTLINRPEKVRLRGFANVAAHAAVYFIALGGAMPAIIAAIYSVRKTNGPVFQPGFGLDSYRRIIATLGDVVWNSLLFSGASVLLIVVIGTLIGCLVARRNTAQTSLLDATLMVPYVMPGIVVGVAFIAAFNTPPLVMTGTAAIIILSVFIRRLPYAVRSSAAALRQVGPSMEEAAISLGYSPVQAFMRVTIPLILPGIIAGAMLSFVTAVNELSSSLVLYVGGTITMPVKIYIAINDGDYGTAASLSTILLVLSAGAIYLAFRLLGRDERALL from the coding sequence ATGAGCACTGTTGCCGTGCCAGCCACGCGCCGCAGCTGGCGCCCGGATTTCTGGACGCTGGTCGCGGTCGGGGCCTGGGCGATCCTGATCGTGCTGCTGCTGATCCCGCTCGGGCTCGTCCTGGTGTCCAGCTTCCGCGACGAGAGCGGCCAGCTCACTATCGCCAATTGGCAAAGGCTGTTCGGCAGCACGCGCTATTTCAACGCCTTCATCAACACGCTGATCGTCGGCTTCGGCGGGCTCGCCGGCGCGTTGCTGCTCGGCTCGATCATGGCCTTCTGCACGGCCCGAATCCACATCGCCGGCGGCCGTTTCGTCTCGATGCTGGCGATCCTGGCCTTGGTCTCGCCGCCCTTCATCGGCGCCTATTCCTGGATCGTGCTGTTCGGCTCGGGCGGCCTCGTGCGCCAGACTCTGATGTCCTGGGGCATCTTCATGCCGCCGATCTACGGCGTCTGGGGCATCCTCATCGTCTTCGCCTTCAAGTTCTATCCTTATGTGTATCTGCTGACCTCGGGCGCGCTCGCCAATGTCAACCGCTCGCTGGAGGAGGCGGCGGAGAATCTCGGGCTGACGCCGTTCCAGCGCGTGCTGCAGATCTCGTTCCCGCTGGTGCTGCCGGCGCTCTCGGCCGGCGGCCTGCTCGCGCTGATCCACGCCATCGCCGATTTCGGCACGCCGCGGCTGCTCGGGCGCGGCTTCAATGTGCTGGCGACCGAGGCCTATACCGCCTATTCCGCCGAGATCGGCTCCAATCTCGGCATGGCGACCACGCTCAGCCTGGCGCTGATCCTGATGTCGATGGTCTTCGTCTTCATCCAGCGCTTCATGTCGCGGAAAAACGTCTATCACAGCACCCTGATCAACCGGCCGGAGAAGGTCAGGCTGCGCGGTTTTGCCAATGTCGCGGCCCATGCCGCGGTTTATTTCATCGCGCTTGGCGGGGCGATGCCGGCGATCATCGCGGCGATCTATTCGGTCAGGAAGACGAACGGGCCGGTCTTCCAGCCGGGCTTCGGCCTCGACAGCTATCGCCGCATCATCGCGACTTTGGGCGATGTCGTGTGGAATTCGCTGCTGTTCTCAGGGGCATCGGTCCTGCTGATCGTGGTCATCGGCACCTTGATCGGCTGCCTGGTGGCGCGGCGCAACACCGCCCAGACCTCGCTGCTCGATGCCACCCTGATGGTGCCTTATGTCATGCCCGGCATCGTCGTCGGCGTCGCCTTCATCGCCGCCTTCAACACGCCGCCGCTGGTGATGACCGGCACGGCGGCGATCATCATCCTCTCCGTCTTCATCCGGCGCTTGCCCTATGCGGTGCGCTCTTCGGCCGCCGCGCTGCGCCAGGTCGGTCCGAGCATGGAGGAGGCGGCGATCTCGCTGGGCTACAGCCCGGTCCAGGCCTTCATGCGGGTGACGATCCCGCTGATCCTGCCCGGCATCATCGCCGGCGCGATGCTCTCCTTCGTCACGGCGGTGAACGAACTCTCCTCGTCGCTCGTGCTCTATGTCGGCGGCACCATCACCATGCCGGTCAAGATCTATATCGCGATCAATGACGGCGACTACGGCACCGCCGCTTCGCTCTCGACGATCCTGCTCGTGCTCAGCGCAGGCGCGATCTATCTCGCCTTCCGCCTGCTCGGCCGCGACGAGCGCGCGCTACTTTAG
- a CDS encoding MFS transporter — translation MTDTSLPGAAARATATLLDTAYRRIFWRLIPILMVLWVLAWVDRVNISFAKLQMADELRFSEAVYGLGAGIFYIGYLLFEVPSNLLLQRIGARKTIARIAIGWGTICALMSYATTPTTFYILRFLLGAFEAGFFPGVILFLTQWFPSERRAKVFGIFMSSVALSGVIGGPLAGQIMTGMQGLGGLSGWQWLFIVEGIPTILIGLFALAWLTDRLEQAHWLSDAERSAVRDDLERDARVLGPREHGLSMVLRDPRLWIFTLVYFCIIVANATVAFWGPTIMREAGFGNVATIGWLVSGASLVGSAVMIGNGLMADRTGRPLLQCVGSLIVGALGLAGVAFALHGSPQMVVVLFSLALAGAYGAIPVFWQLPNRLFAGTAAAAGIAIINSFGNLGGFLAPYGLGLLKDATGQIAPGLIAVALVEALAALIILVVVQRFFAGRRA, via the coding sequence ATGACCGATACATCGCTACCGGGCGCGGCCGCCCGCGCGACCGCGACGCTGCTCGACACCGCCTATCGCCGGATCTTCTGGCGCCTGATCCCGATCCTGATGGTTCTCTGGGTGCTGGCCTGGGTCGACCGCGTCAATATCAGCTTCGCCAAGCTGCAGATGGCCGACGAGCTGCGCTTCTCCGAGGCCGTCTATGGGCTCGGCGCCGGCATCTTCTATATCGGCTATCTCCTGTTCGAGGTGCCGAGCAACCTGCTGCTGCAGCGCATCGGCGCGCGCAAGACCATCGCCCGCATCGCCATCGGCTGGGGCACGATCTGCGCGCTGATGTCCTATGCGACGACGCCGACCACCTTCTACATCCTGCGCTTCCTGCTCGGCGCCTTCGAGGCCGGGTTCTTTCCGGGCGTCATCCTGTTCCTGACGCAATGGTTCCCGAGCGAGCGCCGGGCCAAGGTTTTTGGCATCTTCATGTCCTCGGTCGCCTTGTCCGGCGTCATTGGCGGCCCGCTCGCCGGCCAGATCATGACCGGGATGCAGGGCCTGGGCGGCCTGTCGGGCTGGCAATGGCTGTTCATCGTCGAGGGCATTCCGACGATCCTGATCGGGCTCTTTGCGCTCGCCTGGCTCACCGACCGGCTGGAACAGGCGCATTGGCTCTCGGATGCCGAGCGCAGCGCGGTCCGCGACGATCTTGAGCGCGACGCGAGGGTGCTCGGTCCGCGCGAGCATGGCCTGTCGATGGTACTGCGCGATCCGCGGCTCTGGATCTTCACGCTGGTCTATTTCTGCATCATCGTCGCCAACGCGACCGTCGCCTTCTGGGGCCCGACGATCATGCGCGAGGCCGGTTTCGGCAATGTCGCGACCATCGGCTGGCTGGTCTCGGGCGCCTCGCTCGTCGGTTCCGCGGTGATGATCGGCAACGGCCTGATGGCCGACCGGACGGGACGCCCGCTGCTGCAATGCGTCGGCTCGCTGATCGTCGGCGCGCTCGGCCTCGCCGGCGTCGCTTTTGCCCTGCACGGCTCGCCGCAGATGGTCGTCGTGCTGTTCTCGCTGGCGCTGGCCGGGGCCTATGGCGCGATTCCCGTGTTCTGGCAGCTGCCCAACCGGCTCTTCGCCGGCACGGCGGCTGCGGCTGGCATCGCGATCATCAACTCGTTCGGCAATCTCGGCGGCTTCCTCGCGCCCTATGGCCTTGGCCTGCTGAAGGACGCCACGGGCCAGATCGCGCCAGGCCTGATTGCGGTCGCGCTCGTCGAAGCGCTCGCAGCGCTGATCATCCTCGTCGTCGTCCAGCGCTTCTTCGCTGGTCGGCGGGCTTGA
- a CDS encoding CapA family protein, whose protein sequence is MSILTLGAAGDIVVRERLYASDALIDEGYGETLAYLRQSDLVWGSCEVQFARQGYRSDAPIAYLVDPTVAGDLGRAGFGLMTVATNHTCDFGPHAFLETLDHLHAASVDTVGGGKDLAASLVPDLRVINGCRLGTIAVSCLLPPDYAATETRPGIAPLAIEQWPEIHPVLLATEPGAPMRMRSRVRESDLARLCGQIASLRSHVDVLIVSVHWGYGRGDPLAEYQRPLGQALIDAGADMVLGNHAHSPAGVETYRGKPILYSLGNHIAQQDWDNATPDQKAIFSQIDPWSLVCRVGIGTGGVETIEFRATECNANGMPVLIQEPARALPVLDRFDRLSRGMGTEAEIDGARLTTRFSG, encoded by the coding sequence ATGTCCATTCTGACACTCGGCGCGGCCGGAGATATCGTGGTCCGCGAGCGGCTCTATGCCAGCGACGCGCTAATCGATGAGGGTTACGGCGAGACGCTGGCCTATCTCCGGCAGAGCGATCTGGTCTGGGGCTCCTGCGAGGTGCAGTTCGCTCGCCAGGGCTATCGCAGCGATGCGCCGATCGCCTATCTCGTCGACCCGACGGTGGCCGGCGATCTCGGCCGGGCCGGATTCGGGCTGATGACGGTCGCGACCAATCACACCTGCGATTTCGGCCCCCATGCCTTCCTGGAGACGCTCGACCATCTGCACGCGGCCAGTGTCGACACGGTCGGGGGCGGCAAGGACCTTGCCGCCTCACTCGTGCCGGATCTGCGCGTGATCAATGGCTGCAGGTTAGGGACCATCGCAGTCTCCTGCCTGCTGCCGCCGGACTATGCGGCGACGGAGACGCGGCCGGGCATCGCGCCGCTCGCAATCGAGCAATGGCCGGAAATCCACCCTGTCCTGCTCGCGACCGAGCCCGGTGCGCCGATGCGGATGCGCAGCCGGGTGCGCGAGAGCGATCTCGCGCGGTTGTGCGGTCAGATCGCCAGCTTGCGGTCCCATGTCGACGTGCTGATCGTCAGCGTGCATTGGGGCTATGGCCGTGGCGACCCGCTGGCCGAATACCAGCGACCGCTAGGCCAGGCCCTGATCGATGCCGGCGCCGACATGGTGCTCGGCAACCACGCCCACAGCCCGGCCGGCGTCGAGACCTATCGGGGCAAGCCGATTCTCTACAGCCTCGGCAACCACATCGCCCAGCAGGACTGGGACAACGCCACGCCCGACCAGAAAGCGATCTTCTCGCAGATCGACCCCTGGTCGCTGGTCTGCCGCGTCGGCATCGGCACCGGCGGTGTCGAGACGATCGAATTCCGCGCGACCGAGTGCAACGCAAACGGGATGCCGGTGCTGATCCAGGAGCCGGCCCGCGCCCTGCCCGTGCTCGACCGCTTCGACCGGCTCTCACGCGGCATGGGCACGGAAGCTGAGATCGACGGCGCGCGCCTCACGACCCGGTTCTCAGGCTGA
- a CDS encoding helix-turn-helix domain-containing protein, which translates to MPDLDLDHAVVEQLVGLPVADVERDLILATLRETGGNRTHAANMLGIAIRTLRNKISAYSAKGHDVPDPPQPAAQ; encoded by the coding sequence ATGCCCGACCTAGACCTGGATCACGCCGTCGTTGAGCAGCTCGTCGGCCTGCCTGTTGCCGACGTCGAGCGTGACCTGATTTTGGCGACGCTGCGGGAGACAGGTGGCAACCGCACCCATGCGGCGAACATGCTCGGCATCGCTATCCGCACGCTGCGCAACAAGATCAGCGCGTATTCCGCCAAGGGCCATGACGTGCCCGACCCGCCGCAGCCAGCGGCGCAATGA
- a CDS encoding ABC transporter permease: protein MAARPAVGVLAVATRELRWIRRDRVALLLVIGIPLIAFALLAATFGNAVIRDLRVDIVDQDHSQSSQNFVQAINAAPGVLVATRSADLSSAMHAIRAGSVLAAVYIPRNFERDLLASRRPEVVIFYNKQFFTPGNAVSSSLQSALSDAIARLQGSRGNRAYAPGPLVVEQYVLTNPALNYVQFLLRAVLPTVLHVVVTIAAGYAVGSEFRRRNLAEWLAAAGGRPLTALVGKLIPYVCIFITVMAVELGIIHGLLDIPFRGDPGMMVASAFLLIIGYLSVGALLQLLVKDLPTGLGLSGIVCSPAFGFAGVGFPALAMGTFAQAWGSVLPLRWYIQLLFDQAARGVPVQASVYPFVILSGLAALYFTLAWLRLRALARAGLPGLAAEAAPHAAAGPGLVAAFAAEYRRVLGDRGVFSLIVLAPIIYGLFYPQPYLGQLVKDIPIAVVDDDYTDLSRRILQTLDAHEAIAVAARPASLAEAEQALARREVFGILTIPSGTQREVLKGNQARLPAFVDSAYFLLYSRTLQGIQEGVATVRSDLSAGSARPDGSLALAALAGGSPVAVLNQPLFNPTGGYGSYIVPAAFVLILQQTLLMGAATLGGVAFERGGHGARRNRAAVTAVLGQGLAHLLLALPGFALYLIVLPRLYGFSASDRVLDLLVLAIPFILSVSFLGQFVGSWFEHRETAVLLLIAISLPLFFLVGVAWPPEAIPPLLRSASFALPSTSGIDALVRANQMGAAFVDVFRDWVRLWSLAGLYAVLAILGVRLSGRREASSG from the coding sequence ATGGCCGCCCGGCCCGCCGTCGGCGTCCTGGCCGTCGCCACGCGGGAGCTTCGCTGGATCCGGCGCGACAGGGTGGCGCTGCTCTTGGTGATCGGCATTCCCCTGATCGCCTTCGCGCTGCTGGCGGCGACCTTTGGCAATGCGGTGATCCGCGATCTCAGGGTCGATATCGTCGACCAGGATCACTCCCAAAGCTCGCAGAACTTCGTGCAGGCGATCAATGCCGCGCCGGGCGTTCTGGTGGCGACGCGCTCGGCCGATCTCAGCAGCGCGATGCATGCAATCCGCGCGGGCTCGGTGCTCGCGGCTGTCTACATTCCGAGGAATTTCGAACGCGATCTGCTGGCCAGCCGGCGGCCGGAGGTCGTGATCTTCTACAACAAGCAGTTCTTCACCCCGGGCAATGCCGTGTCGAGCTCCCTGCAGTCGGCGCTCTCGGACGCCATCGCCCGGCTGCAGGGCAGCCGAGGCAACCGGGCCTATGCTCCGGGGCCGCTTGTCGTCGAGCAATATGTCCTGACCAATCCGGCCCTGAACTACGTGCAGTTCCTCCTGCGGGCGGTGCTGCCGACGGTGCTCCATGTGGTGGTCACGATCGCGGCCGGCTATGCGGTCGGCTCGGAGTTCAGGCGGCGCAATCTGGCGGAATGGCTCGCCGCCGCCGGAGGCAGACCGCTGACGGCGCTGGTCGGCAAGCTGATCCCCTATGTCTGCATCTTCATCACTGTGATGGCGGTGGAGCTCGGCATCATCCACGGCCTGCTCGATATCCCGTTTCGCGGCGATCCCGGCATGATGGTCGCCTCCGCTTTTCTCCTGATCATCGGGTATCTGTCGGTTGGCGCCCTGCTGCAGTTGCTGGTCAAGGACCTGCCCACCGGCCTTGGGTTGAGTGGCATCGTATGCTCGCCGGCCTTCGGCTTCGCGGGCGTAGGCTTTCCGGCGCTGGCGATGGGGACCTTCGCCCAGGCCTGGGGCAGCGTGCTGCCGCTGCGCTGGTACATCCAGCTCCTGTTCGACCAAGCGGCGCGTGGCGTCCCGGTCCAGGCCTCGGTCTATCCCTTCGTCATCCTGTCCGGATTGGCGGCGCTCTACTTCACCCTGGCCTGGCTGCGGCTGCGCGCGCTGGCGCGGGCGGGGCTGCCCGGCCTTGCGGCGGAAGCCGCGCCCCACGCTGCGGCGGGACCGGGGCTGGTCGCCGCCTTCGCCGCGGAGTATCGCCGCGTCCTCGGCGATCGCGGCGTCTTCAGCCTCATCGTGCTGGCGCCGATCATCTACGGGCTGTTCTATCCGCAGCCCTATCTGGGCCAGCTCGTCAAGGATATCCCGATTGCGGTCGTCGACGACGACTATACCGACCTCAGCCGCCGAATCCTGCAGACGCTCGATGCGCACGAGGCCATTGCCGTCGCCGCCCGGCCGGCGAGCCTCGCCGAAGCCGAGCAGGCACTAGCGCGCCGAGAGGTGTTCGGCATCCTCACCATCCCGTCCGGCACGCAGCGGGAGGTCCTAAAGGGCAATCAGGCGCGGCTGCCGGCCTTCGTCGATTCCGCCTATTTCCTGCTTTATAGCCGCACGCTGCAAGGCATCCAGGAGGGAGTAGCCACGGTGCGCTCGGACCTGAGCGCAGGCAGCGCCCGCCCTGATGGCAGCCTCGCCCTGGCCGCCCTGGCCGGCGGCTCGCCGGTCGCCGTGCTGAACCAGCCCTTGTTCAATCCCACCGGGGGCTATGGCAGTTACATCGTGCCAGCAGCCTTCGTGCTCATTCTGCAGCAGACACTGCTGATGGGGGCGGCGACGCTGGGCGGGGTCGCTTTCGAGCGCGGCGGGCATGGCGCCAGACGCAACCGCGCCGCCGTCACGGCAGTGCTTGGGCAGGGGCTCGCCCATCTCCTGCTGGCGCTGCCCGGCTTCGCCCTCTATCTGATCGTCCTGCCGCGGCTCTATGGCTTTTCAGCCAGCGATCGCGTTCTCGACCTGCTCGTGCTGGCGATCCCCTTTATCCTCTCGGTGAGCTTTCTCGGGCAGTTCGTCGGGAGCTGGTTCGAGCATCGCGAGACGGCGGTGCTGCTGCTGATCGCAATCAGTCTGCCGCTCTTTTTCCTTGTCGGCGTGGCCTGGCCGCCGGAGGCGATCCCGCCGCTGTTGCGCAGCGCCAGTTTTGCCCTGCCGAGCACCTCGGGCATCGATGCGCTGGTCCGGGCCAACCAGATGGGCGCCGCCTTCGTCGATGTCTTCAGGGACTGGGTCCGCCTTTGGAGCCTGGCCGGGCTCTATGCCGTGCTCGCCATTCTGGGCGTGCGGCTTTCCGGGAGAAGGGAGGCGTCTAGTGGCTAG